Within Gemmatimonadota bacterium, the genomic segment GTTCTTCCCGGCGAAGCCCCGCGTTCGTGAATTCGGTGGCCGATGGCGCCACGGTAAACCCGGTCTGGTCGCGCAGCAACTCGCCATCCCCGGACCGGACCGACACCTCCACCTTGTGCATTCCGCCCAGTGAGGGCCGGAACTCGCCCAGGTACATTCCGCTCCTTCCCAGGGCCCGCTCGAGCCGCACGGCCTCCGTACGTCCGGCGGGACCCGTTACGTCGGCCCACACTTCGGCGCCGTCCACCGGTTCGAATTCCGGGTCGAACAGGCGGCTTTCGATGACCACCGGCTCGTGTCCGCCGTAGTTCGTCCGGTCCGTCGCGACCGATACCCGCCCGGGGGCGTACAGGGAGATCCAGCGGACCATCTGGCGCCAGAACCGTTCGTGCGACTGGTCTTCCGCCGGAAGATGCATCTGCCAGCGCCACGTGCTGAAACCGGTAAAGGCCATGGATCGCCCTCTTCCGTAACGCTGAACCGCCAGGATCACGTTCGACCCCTCCAGCGCGTCCGCCTTCGGGTCGATCGCCAGCACGGCGGCGCCGGGTTTCGCGCCGCCGATCCGGTTGTAACCGATCAGTTCCGGCAACTCGCTCCAGATCGTATTGTTTTCCTCCCGGGTAGACCCGAAACGGAGCAGCGGATGGTCGATCCCTTCCGCGGCCGGTTCGAGGAGAAAGGCGTGGTCGACGATGCCCATGGCCCAGTCTTCGCCGGTGAGCCGAACAGGCAGCACATCCTCGATCGGCGTCCCCGCGTACCCGCCTTCCCGGAAGGCACTCAGTCCGCCCATCATCAGGAAGCCGCCGCCGCGGTCACTCACGAAGGCCTCGGTGAACCGCAGCTGCTCGGGCGTGAACCAGTCCGCCTCGATATCCCCGAAGACGACGGCGTCATAGGCAAACAGTTCCTCGCGGCTCCGGGGGTACCCCGCCGTCAGCTCCTGCTTCGGATCCCGGATGCCCTGGCGGTAGATCCTCCCGTCCGGTGAGATCCGGACTATCGAGACCAGATCGATCCTGGGGTCTTCCTCCAGGGCTCTTCGTATGAACTTGAACTCCCTCCGGGGATAGCCCTCCACGTAGAGGACCCGTCCGGTTTTCGACCGGTTGTCCAGCAGGAAGGCCTGGGCGTTGTTCTCCGCGATCGTCTCCGCGTTCTGCGGGGCGACTTCGGCCGAGTATTCGAGAATGCCCGGCGATTCCGGCGAGAGAAACACCTGGACCCGCTGGATATCGCCGTCCCCGCCCAGACGCACGGGCACCGACTCGACCACGCGGCCGCCCTCCCTGATGTTCAGGTCGACGGACCGGCCCGAATACCCCGAACTGCGAAGGGTGACGACAAGGTCGGTTATGGTACCTTCCGTGACCCTGTCCGAGGCGGCTACCTTGAGAATCTCCACGTCCCGGTCGATCCGTTCCCGGCCGACGCCCACGGCATGGACCGGCGTGTCCTGCGATACGAGGTACGCGGCCGCGTTGGCCAGCTTGTCCGTACCCGTGCCCGTGTTGTCCGCGCCGTCGGTCACCAGCACCACGGCGGCCACGGGCAGGTCCCTGAACTCGCCGGCGGCCTGTGCGAGCGCTCCCGCCATGTCCGTCGCAGTCCCGGAGGCGTCCAGTTCCCCGGTACCCGGGACCCGTTCGGTCCGGTCCGCGAACCGGTAGGACCTCAGCCTGAACTGTGCGGCGAGTTCCTCGAGCAGCCCATCATCCCCGAACCGTCGCTTCACCGCTTCCACGCGCGAAAGGCCCTGCATTGCGTCCTGAATGCCCATGCTCCCGGAATCGTCGAACAGCATCAGGAGGAAACCCCGGCGGGGCGAGACCTCGGACGACACGATGACGGGTTCCATGAGACAGAACACGACCATCAGCAGAGGTAGGATCTTCAGCGAGGTGAGCAGCGATTTCATCGGCGTGGAAGTCGCCACGGGCATGCGGCGGTAGAAAAGGACGACGAACCCGGCCACGGACAGGGCGAAAAGGACGATGACCCAGAAAGGGATCGTGGTTTTGAACGACAGGTGCTCGGACGCACCGATCAGGCCGAGCGCGTATAGGACCGAATCGATCACGGTATATACCGGGTGGGGTTACCATAGAACGGGAAGCGACGGTCCGGTCGGGCCGGCCGCCAGGGAGCGCCGACGGCACCGTATAGACACCGGTATTGAAAAGGTAAACGGGCGGAACTGTCAATACAAATAAGGCGGTCGGGCGGGACGGGAAGACCGGCCTTAAAGCCCTTGACAGCGCAGGAGAGCGTACCTAATTTGCCCGAACCGCCCGTGGCGCGGGGAAGGCCCGGCAACGCGCAACAGAGTCCGCAACGCCCACGACGAAAGGAGTCGCGATGAAACGGATCATACCGGTGATAGCCGCCTGCTTCGTGATGACGGTCCTGGTCGACGCAACCGTGGACGCCCAGCGCACCCCCCAGAACGTCCAGGTTCTGACGGATCTCTCCACCCGGGATATACGCGAATACATGAAGTCGGTCAGCAGCGGCATCGGGGAGAAGTGCGACTACTGCCACAATCTGAAAGACTACGCCAGCGACGAAAAGGAAACGAAGCTCATCGGCCGCGAGTTCATCAGGCTCGTGGAGCAGGTCAACGAGCAGGTGACGGCCATCAACAGCAACGTCATGAAAAAGGAAGACCTGCAACTGGTAACCTGCTACACCTGCCACGCCGGTGAACTCACCATCATTTCCGAAGAGTAGGCATCCTTCGCTTTTCGCAAACCTCGAATCAGACGGGGTCATAGAGACGTGACAAAATACGCGGCGATCCCATTGCTGCTGGGCCTCGTCCTGGCGCCCTTTCCATCGGCATCGGCCCAACCGCAGGAAGGCGCCTTCGAAGGCAGCCTCGACTTCAGCGTGGCGTTCAGCGGAGGCAACCTGCAGGAACGGGCCCAGGTCACCATGCTGGTGCCCGAGTCCTACACCCTCTACATCAAGGGCGGCCAGACCAAGATCCTCATGCGGGGCGGCATGATCGGCCTGACGATGGGCGAAGTCATCATCGACGGATCGTCGGGCCGCGGATTCGTCATCAGCCACATGAACAGCAAGGCCTACGAGATCGTCGCGGACCCGAACCTGAAAGAACGGGCCGCGCCGGTCATCGTCGACGAGAACGAAACGACCGTCATCGCCGGCTACGAATGCAAGAAGTACAGAATCACCCGGGTTAATCCTTCCGGCGGGATGACCCAGTACATGTGGGTCACCGACGCGATAAAGCTGGACCTGGCCGCTTCCCTCGGAAACGCGTTGAAGGACAGCATGCCCTTCTGGACCGAAGGCCTGACCGGCTTCCCGCTGCAGATCACCACGTCCTTCCCCGGGACCGCCATGTCCATGACCCTGACCGCGACCGACGTGAAACCCCACACCGTCGATCCGTCCATATTCGTCGTCCCGGCCGGTTACGCCATCGAGGCCATCAATCCGGGGCAGCTTTTCGGCAGATGACGCAGCCCCGCCCGCTTTTCAGCAGATGACGCGGACCGCCCGGCCTGGTTCCACGGTAAACGCGTGAACGGGCCGCCCGGCGCCGGGAGTCGTCATGAAAATCGCATCCGTCGAACAGTTCTTCCCACGCCACCGGACCCGGCTCGTCAGGATCACCACGGACACGGGCCTTGACGGTTGGGGAGAGTCCACCCTCGAAGGGAAGCCCGAAAGCGTGGAAGGCGCGGTGCGGGAGCTTGCCGTCTATCTCGTCGGCAAGGACCCCCTGCGCATCGAGCATCACTGGCAGCACATGTACCGCTCGGCCTTCTTCCGGGGCGGCGCCATCCTCATGACCGCCCTGTCCGCCCTGGACCAGGCGCTATGGGACATCGCCGGCAAGCACTACGGCGTTCCCGTCTACAAGCTGCTCGGCGGCGCCGTGCGCGACCGCATCCGCGTCTACGCCCACTGGGGCATCGGCAACCTGTCCGAGGAAACCCAGGCCGCTGCCCGGAAACGGCTGGACATGTTGCTGGAAAGCGGGTACACGGCCTTCAAGTCCGGCCCCGGCGGCAAGTGGCGCGGTCATGAGCCGCCGGCCGTCATCGACGAGTTCGTCGAATGCGCCTTTCTCATGCGGGAATGGGTGGGACCGGACGTGGAACTCGCCTTCGATTTCCACGGGAAGATGACCCCCGCCCTGGCCATCGAGATCTGCCACGAGATCAAGGACATGCGGCCCATGTTCGTGGAGGAGCCGGTGCCGCAGGAGAACGTGGACGCCCTCAAGCTCGTCTCGGACCACGTCACCTTCCCCATCGCCACGGGCGAGCGGCTGCTGAGCCGCTGGGAGTTCCGCCAGGTCTTCGAGAAACAGGCCGCGGCCTACATCCAGCCGGACGGTTCCCACGCCGGCGGCATCACCGAACTGAAGAAGATCGCCAACATGGCCGAGGTCTACTACATCCACGTGCTGCCCCACTGCGCCATCGGGCCCGTGGCCTTCACGTCCTGCATGCACGTGGACGCCGTGATCCCGAACTTCCTCGCCCAGGAACAGGTGGACTGGGCGCTCGGCGGAGACATCCTGAAGGAGCACTGGAAGGTCGTCGACGGCCATATCGAATTGCCCGAAAAACCCGGACTGGGCATCGAGATCGACGAGCAGGCGATCAGCGAACGGACGCCGTACCGGGAGGAACTGGGCGGCGAGCATTTCTACGACACGGACGGCAGCGTGGCGGACTGGTAACCCGAAGAGACGGGGAGATTCCATGTTTAGATACGTAATCGCAGCTTCGTTCATCCTGCCCGT encodes:
- a CDS encoding c-type cytochrome; its protein translation is MKRIIPVIAACFVMTVLVDATVDAQRTPQNVQVLTDLSTRDIREYMKSVSSGIGEKCDYCHNLKDYASDEKETKLIGREFIRLVEQVNEQVTAINSNVMKKEDLQLVTCYTCHAGELTIISEE
- a CDS encoding DUF4412 domain-containing protein, which codes for MTKYAAIPLLLGLVLAPFPSASAQPQEGAFEGSLDFSVAFSGGNLQERAQVTMLVPESYTLYIKGGQTKILMRGGMIGLTMGEVIIDGSSGRGFVISHMNSKAYEIVADPNLKERAAPVIVDENETTVIAGYECKKYRITRVNPSGGMTQYMWVTDAIKLDLAASLGNALKDSMPFWTEGLTGFPLQITTSFPGTAMSMTLTATDVKPHTVDPSIFVVPAGYAIEAINPGQLFGR
- the dgoD gene encoding galactonate dehydratase, with product MKIASVEQFFPRHRTRLVRITTDTGLDGWGESTLEGKPESVEGAVRELAVYLVGKDPLRIEHHWQHMYRSAFFRGGAILMTALSALDQALWDIAGKHYGVPVYKLLGGAVRDRIRVYAHWGIGNLSEETQAAARKRLDMLLESGYTAFKSGPGGKWRGHEPPAVIDEFVECAFLMREWVGPDVELAFDFHGKMTPALAIEICHEIKDMRPMFVEEPVPQENVDALKLVSDHVTFPIATGERLLSRWEFRQVFEKQAAAYIQPDGSHAGGITELKKIANMAEVYYIHVLPHCAIGPVAFTSCMHVDAVIPNFLAQEQVDWALGGDILKEHWKVVDGHIELPEKPGLGIEIDEQAISERTPYREELGGEHFYDTDGSVADW